The sequence ccCCTACCTTTTCCAACACTTTCTAATATTAACAGCCAAGTTTAATGCAGAGAAACACCTCAAGGTCAAAGATACTTATTATTAGACAATCCAGGttacaaaaggaaagaaaaaccccAAATGACAAAGTACACTGGAGTTGAGAAATGTTGAGTCAACTGtatttaagcatctactgtgttcagTACAATAGGTACAAGAGGTACAATAAAgtcagtagacacgattcctatcTTCAGGGAGTTAAAAAATCTAGTAAGGAAGACAAGACACCAAAGTCATTTGCTGAAAGAAGGAAGCAGAAAATGGTAATACGTACTTGAGTTGTGCTTTAAATAACAGGGTATGTAGGATATGTAACAAtgtcggtatttgctaagcacctactatgtgctgggcactctactaagcgctgggatagatacaagcaaattgggttgggcacagtccctatcccctgtggggctcagcctcaacccctactttacagataataaaaataattgtggtatctggtaAGAACTtaacgtgtgccaggcactgcactaagggatgaatacaagcaaccTGTGTGGGACCagagaactgtggcccagagaattgaagtgacatgcccaaggtcacacatcaggcgagtggtggagccgggattagaacccatgacctgctggctcccaggcccatgctctacccattatgccatgaggcacaaagtgaaatgacttgtccaaggtcacacagcagacaagtgttacaCAAGTGCTCTGAGAAACAGAGCTTACTAGTGCACAGGGAAGCACAGAAGTGCTCGAGTGAATATGATGATCACCCTCCCAACTGCCAAATAATTTTCCATAAGGATTAGGCCTTTCTCTGCTGCACGGTTTTCAGCTGCAATGGTAAGCAGAGCCTGAATGTAAATTGAAAAATCTCAACCTCTCAGGCGAATGGCCAATCCAACAGAAATCCCTTCTTAAATAACTGATGAACTGACAGTCAGCCAGGCTGCTAGATCCTGCTGTTCTCACGGCACCTACCCATCCAACCAAATAATGGTGTATGCATTTTGACTCATTGTTTGCTTTTCCATAAAATTTGGAAATATGGTTAAAAATGGCTTGCCACGAACCAATCAGCTTAATGGGAAGTTATGTTTCTTGGCATACCTTTAGGTTTGTGATTAAGGCTGCGAACTAATGAGAATAGTCAATACCTTTGGTTGCTTGATCCTTATTGTCCTATGAGTTCAGTTTTGTGGTTCAGAGACTGGAGGTGCAGGTAAACAGCCGCTGCTTTAAATATGGTCACGGAACCACTCCACAGGCCCAGCTTTACCAATACTGAAACATATGCTACTCCATCTAGTTTATAGGTGATTGAGGGAAGGGGACAGCCGGGGCACTGACTTGAACAAAAGCCTGGATATTGGGTTTAGCAGGGGCAGAGAAAGTGCAAGTCAGGGAGCAactttttgttcatttttatgtTTTCAAGCACATTACTGAGCTGTAATCCTGAAACACCAAACTCCATGGTCTACATATATGGTTTAAGGAATACTCtagaaaaaacccaaaaaacaaacaaaatcaagGATGGGCAAGTATCTCTATATGATTAAGTCAAAAGAGGGCCCACACAAAGGCAGAGAGCACCTGACACTAGCATTTGACAGTTGAATGAGCTACCACTTTTTGGGTGAATATAAAAGTAAATTCTGCCTCTAGTGATTTTAATGTGGGGCACGACCCACTGTTTTGCAGATAAGCAACTCAAAGTAGTGAATTGCACTTTAATTTCTGCCAGAGTTCAGGTCTATGACAACACTAGTGCAATACTGCCCTTGTACTGTCTGAAACTGCACTGCAATTCTAACAGGGCATGTTAATACTCTTCAGGAAACAGTTCAGGAACAGGGAGGCAAGTTAATCTAAATCCAGATTAATTACATAGCAGTTTCAGATTAAAAAAATTCCAGCAAGAAAATGGTTTACAGAAATAGCTCTGATGAAGGTGTAAAATATAAGACAAAAAATGTTTTAACCGATGTTTTCAGAATTTAGGTTAAGTGCTGCCACAGCAACATTCTTATCAGGTAGGAAGATATGTATTTTCTTTGGAATACAATCCTGGCTAGGAATCCTGCCTTAAACAGAGGTCCCAATATACTCAACCGAGCATTCATTGATGGACAGAGAGCTGGACAAGGCAGATTGAGGGGGCATAAAACAGCTCTATGAGAGAGACAATGGTCATAGAAAATGTTTTCAGATAGTGCTGAAAGAAAAAGATGAAATGAATTGGTCCATCACCCGTTTAACAAGACGACTGGTGGGGCTCATTGGCCAAGCTATTCAATTATTTTTAGATTACAATGCTCTAATACAGAACTGTGAAGTCAACAGTTACCAACTAGCAAATTACACCATTTTCATGACCCCATTTCAGAATACTCTTCCCTGCACTGTTTACCAATACTTCCTTTTGCTTTCAGGACACTCACTCTAGAACTGTTTGAAACCACCTACCAAGACTTTACAGAGTTTAAGGATTTTCAAgagattgtttttctttttaaatcaagGACTCAAAAACTAGACTGGACCAGGGGTTAGTAACTGTAAACTGAATAAGACCTGGGTAATACTCTTTTACTTCCAAGTGTACACTATACATGTGTTGCTGTCATTTATGGCATAACTATCACCATTGGGCAAAACTTTTCTTTCAGTTTCGAGTTGCCAATGTAATGTAGACATGAATAGAAGCATTTTAATAATGGAACATGTAACATACCCATTTTTTTGTAGTATTCTTCCCAAGCCTTGGTATAATCAACCTGTCCAGTTGGAGCGGGATTTTGCTGGTCTCCTTTATATAAAAAACAAACATGAAATCTCTCAAAATAActacactttctagactgtgagcccgttgttgggtagtgaccgtctctttatgttgccgatttgtacttcctaagtgcttagtacagtgctctgcacatagtaagcactcaataaatacaactgaatgaatgaataaactaaacATTACAAAAAAAACTTGATATAGATTCATGGCCCACTTCAGATACAGTACAAATGAGGGGAAATGGCATTATTTCTAATCACATAAAACATCAGCTTTGCAACATGAAGTAGAGGACAGCTTACAAAAGAAGTGGCAACCAAGCTACCAATTGGCATATGACACTCCCCCAAAAAGGCCCAAAGACAGAAGGAGTATTACTCCATGGATAGAAATTCTGTACCAGCATCAGACTGATGATACCATTTTATATTTCCACAAACAGTAGGAAATATTAAACTTGTGTTACGGTTGGGTTCAGTTCACAATGAGACTACAGCCACCTTTTAGTACATATTTAGTTACCTTGTCCATTAGTTTGAGCTGTATTTGGGGCACCAGTTGGTGCTGCAGGTGGTGGCTGTGCTTGCTGCTGATAATAGTGAGCATAATAAGCTGCCCATGCTGCTGAATTTGGGTCGGTTCCTGGTTTTGCTAGAAATTAAACCAGATTCACAGCATAAGAAGACTATCACAAAACAGCATTTTGACCAACAGATCGATAGACGTAAAGTCATttgaggaaacaaaaaaaaatgacaaaaagaaTGATCAATATCCTCTAAACCTTTAAAGCTTGACTCACTTCTGAAAACGTTTGATACCAGGCACTAAAGATTCGGAGGTATAACAGTGCTGAATACTTCATTTGGCAGCCTATTCAAAGTATAAGGTTTCCAAAGCCTATTCTAAAAGTATTCATATAACTCACCAGGCTTTGCATGGAACCTCCCCTCCATTAAGATGAGTGGGCCTCAAAAGGGAGGCGGCAGTAGGGGGAAAGGAGCTCAAGTACGGATAACAGCCAAATGGTTAATCTTCCGGGAAATAATCAAGAATTAGCCAAAGCAACAAATGAGGGTCACCTTGCAATACGTTTAAACAAGAATTAGGAAAATATCATGTAAAATGCTACCCGCTTTTGTAGACGGCATGTGAAAACTAGTGTAGGATCCCCAAATTGCAGAGGGATGagattttctcttcccccttttactGTCCAAGTCAACTGTATACTAAAAACTTAAATGGGGAACACACTGAAAGGAGGAAGGAGTCAAATTACAGTAAAAGGTGAAAAGCGTCTCACTAGCTTAATCTGGACTACAGTAACGCTTGAGCTGCatcctagcttttttttttttttttgagaattgACAAAATTGATGAAGAAGCAAATATAATGACCAGATTGAAAACAAAGGGCACCCTGAAAATTACAAATTCTGGTAGATATTTTTCCTCATAGTTTCAGATTCCAATATTCCAGGTTCTGGAACCTCATAGAGGGTGCCAAAGTGATttcaaggaaaggaaaaaagaaggctAAGAGTAGTCTAAGTAAATTAAGTTATTTCGAAGGGAAGACTTCATAATCATATTCAACCGGCATCCTTGGGTGTTTTAATCATGCACATGCTTAGGGGTCGGACCAGAGTATTTTCAGGTCCCTTCCTGATCTATGACATATATGAAGGTTATTTTATGGCTGATGGTGATCAGCTCTTCCCCATGGTCACTGAGGATAAGATGAAAGGAAAAAAACTTAAACAGAAGAGTCCGGGATTATTGTCCCTACCTAAAAATATACTTTTCTGACAGTGAGAATGGTTCAACAATGAAGAGGGATGCTGCTAGACAATGTCAGAATAACCCGTCTTATACAAGATCAACCAATGCCATTTCACTATTCTTCAGAGTAGAAGCTACTCTAAAcatttctttctcttatttttcccccctccttcatgTTGCTTCTATCCCTCTTACCCTTCCATTCACCTGGTGGTGGCTGTAGAAGACAGGCACACAGCTTACCTGGATCAGGAGGATTCTGCTGCTGCCAGTGTGGATAAGCATTTCCCCACCCTTGTGGGGCATAGGGAGCTGGAGGACCACTGTGCCGAAAAAGTGAAGTGGGACAAAAATGAGAATCTCGTCCAAGACACAAAATTAAAAAAGTCCCACTAAACGCTTCAATGATACTACTTACTGAGGAGCAGGCCCAGGAGGGCCGGGGTTGTAAGGAGCAGGATTGTAGGGGCCCATTGGATTTCCCGGGCCAGGGGGGCCTGGGGGTCCATGAGGTCCTGGAACACCATGGGGTCCATGGGGAACAGGTGGGCCCAGAGGGTTGACTGGACCCTGAAAACAACAGAACAATGGAGAGGATGTTCATCACAGGTTCTTAATGTCACAGAAGGCAGTACCGAATCAATATAATTGTACACCAAAGAGAAATTTTAGATAAAGCAAAAACACCACCAGAAATATTTCAAACCCAACCTCCCAATCACACATAAATCCTCTAGAGGAAATGAATACATGGAAAAAGCAAGGTCTTCTAATTGTGACAATTCACCCTCAATATGTCCGcaatggcattttaaaaatcatCTAATTGGAATTAAAAATTCAAAGTGCACCTTTTGTATACTCACACCAATCTTTTCTTCTATGAGCTGCCGAGCATAGTCAATCTGTTGGGGTGTTCCGCGGATGGTAAATAGCTTCATATTAGGATCTGCATTTGGAGGAGGATTTCTCTGTAGCTCTATTCGAGCACCAGACTGTTGGCTTATGCTCTTTATAGTTTCACCACCTGAAAAACAGAAAAGTGTTTGATCTAAAGGTTGAAAAGACTGAAAAGTGGTACCAAATGAAAGGTCTCAAGACTGGACTCagaagctaagtgcttggggcagtaCAGCAGTAGCAAACGCATGTCCAGCCCACTAGTTCATAACCTAATGAAAAAATATTCGTGAGTAAAGTTTAAGCCTTCCTTCCTACCTCCAAAGCCCTGCAGTAGAATTAACTCTCCCATTTCAGGGACAGAAAAGTGCTGCTTTACAGCACCACCGTAGAATAAGAAAAGGCCCCCCAAGTACAAGACACAATCTATTCCTCCATGGAAAGAGCGCTAAGGGGAGCCGAAAATAGAACCAGAGTTGTCCGCTTTTTTGGCCAGGAATGCTCTCATCTGTGTCTGCTAACACCTTGCCCTTAAagtcttaataaaatcacatctcctccaagaggcctccccgacTAAGTGCccatgttttaatggcatttggtaagtgtttactatgtatcaaaaactgttctaagtactgaggtagagaggacaatcgggttggacaaagcccctgtctcacatagtcttaacccccattttacagatgaggtaactgagggacagggcagttaagtgacttgcccatggccaaacagcagacaagtggcaaggcccaggattagaatccaggttgtgATCACTGGGGAAGTCGGAGAGGGCAGGCTCAGTGCAGTGAAGGCGAGAGGAATGCAGGCTACAGTGGCTCAATCCaaatcaactatgcacttggatatgtaccctttaagagttatttattcacccaaccccagccccatagcacttgcgcGTACagatcagtcatttattttaatgtctgtctaccaatACCGCTGTATTGtgcttacccaagcgcttagcacacgaaAAGGGCttcataaccatcatcatcaatcgaatttattgagcgtttactgtgtgcagagcactgtactaagcacttgggaagtacaagttggcaacatagagagacagtccctacccaacagtgggctcacagtctaaaaggtggagacagagaacaaaaccaaacatactaacaaaataaaataaatatgtacaaataaaataaataaataaatagagtaataaatatgtacaagcatatatacatatatacaggtgctgtggggatgggaaggaggtaagatggggggatagagagggggtcgagggggagaggaaggaaggggctcagtctgggaaggcctcctggaggagatgagctctcagtagggccttgaagggaggaagagagctagcttggcggatgggcagtgggagggcattccaggcccgagggatgacgtgggccgggggtcgatggcgggacaggcgagaacgaggtacggtgaggagattagcggcagaggagcggagggtgtagggtgggctgtagaaggagagaagggaggtgaggtaggagggggcaaggtgatggacagccttgaagcccagggtgaggagtttctgcctgatgcgcagattgattggtagccactggagatttttgaggaggggagtaatatgcccagagcatttctggacaaagataatccgggcagcagcatgaagtagggattgaagtggggagagacacgaggatgggagatcagagagaaggctgatgcagtagtccagacgggataggatgagagcttgaatgagcagggtagcggtatggatggagaggaaagggcggatcttggcaatgttgcggagctgaaaccggagCATAAGCACCATGGATTGAAGACAAAATATGAAAACACAATAACATGCTTATAGCATTTCATTTTTCACCTTCATTTTACCTCCAGGAATAAGTACTCAGAGCCAAAAGAAATCAAAGTACTGACTAGACTCTACTCAAGATTTGTGCTATGATTTTATTAGaacccacctttctgctgtggttAGATGCCCATATTCTCTTGGTACAGTGAAGTGTGGAGATGGAAGAAATAGAAAGGTTGGGGAGAGGCTCAATACAAATTTGCTACAATAGTCAGTTTAAAAATGTATTACCTTTTCCTATTATCAATCCAGTTTTTCCAGTTGGTACAATAAAATTAAATTCCTGTAGTCCACCAGGTGGTCCCATGTTCCAGTTGCCTTGACCTCTACCTCGTCCTCGACCACCGGGTCCTGGTCCACCAGGATTACCAGCCtgcaaggaggaagaacagagaaacGGTAGCAGAATTGAATGGAAGATCCGATTTACCCACTTCCCTGTAAATAAGAAGGGCCTAATCGCTGGTACTGAGTGAATTTCCAACGACTGCTTACATAAAAGCCCTCTTGACAGTTACTATCTGCACAGCTAGGAACAGAGTGGCGAGGGTACTGCCTACACAACTTGAGGCAGGTAACTAATCTGTGGAACAAACTGATTTTATAACATTCagtactgattttttttgttcTAAACTGCCTAACTACAGCACAAGCCACCCTATCTGAAGTGTGATTATACGGCCCACAGGTGGAATGGAATTAAGCACAGGTAGGACTCAACTAATTAATGAATGTGACTGTTGTAGGGACTTCATTCTTAATTATGCAATTCTCACTAGATCTCCATTTGAACTATCTCAAGTCCACCCTGGACAACTTTGACGTGTAGTTAAAAGCCCACCCTATTCCCCCACTATGTCTAACAAagctttttattttgtttcaggACCACAGAGTATATTACACTTTACACTTTCCTGCTTAGTACATAATTTCAAGCCAAAACCTCAATGCAAACTTTTAAGAGGGAAGATTTATCTCCACCAGATGTCCAAGGGTGTTGTCCAAAAGCCTGCCACCCTCTCATCACCACTCGAGTCCCCGCTCCCATCATGCCCTATGCACAACAGAATGTGGAAACTTAAGGTGCTGCAGAGGTCTCTACCAGACAAGGTAAGTAAATCCGCTCCCACCGTGACACCCAGGGCCCTTGGCATCTTCCTCCAACTGCCAGGCTTTTTCCTCTAGAAACCCACACCAGTTCTCCTCATCACCTCCACCCACCCGGCACCACCCTGGCGGCACTGGGGAAAGCAAGCCACGAGGAGCAAGCTTTAGAGCAGTTGTTGAGGATTCCGAGCTAGAACGAGACTTAAAATCCCGCTCCTCTAACCACAAAGTTTCCTACAGATCTGTTGTTCTTCGTCTTCACCGTTGTTTCAGCATTTTGTTCAGTTTCAGGTTTCTGTCACCaatctcccacctctctctctctcgttttagattgtgagccccgaggGTGAcagagtatagtgctctacacagattgtcctcaataaatatcatcgtggTCAAGGAAGGTGTCTATcccctctgttacactgtactctcccaagcgcttagtacggagcacacagtaagcactcaatatgattgataaataccgGTACTATGAAATGGGGAACTCAAGCTTCAAATAAAATAACCGAAGGAGTATTATCGAACCTGAACACTTCGAAGCAGGTCTGTGATAATCTCTGCGGCATGTTGACATCTGTCTGGCGGTCCTGTAATTTGTGCTATTCTATCTGGAGTTGTTCCATCATCTGAAATAAATTGAGAATGGTAATTTAAATACACTCAGAatttaggagtgtacaatacaatatttACTCCACATATTACATATATAATTACACACCTGGCTTAAACTGAATTCTTACACCAGCATCATTCTGTATTTTCTTGATCATCTCCCCATTTCTTCCTATTACAATGCCAACAGCAAATCGTGGAATGGGGACCTTAAACaataaatgaaaaagaaatgTTACAGAGCCCTGATATCCAGACCCCACAGGGGACATTTAGAATAGTAAGAGTACATGCTAACTTCCACAGTATGACTCTCCAAAGTTAAAAGGAGCCAAACTCAAAAGAAGACAGGATAGCATATTAATGAACAATAGCATGGGGCCAAAGTGTATTTTATCATCCTATTTGTGAAACAGGAGAACAGAATCTGAATAAAAAGATGACTCATAAAAATCCAGGAAATTCGTGTTATTCTAACACAAAGAATGGACAAGGGTTAACCTATCGACATTCATATTAAAATAGGTAAGGACCCAGAagtgctctcccttcttcatttcaTGCTACCTCCATGGTATCACGGGAAGTGGAGAAACCCACAATAGCAGGATTGCAAAAGTGTGCTGCCTGCCCTGAGAGAAACCAAAGTGGTACCAAGAATACTGGCAATGTCACTTTAGCTCCCAGTTTAATTTCAGGTTGGGATTAACAAATGGAGCATCAGAAACAAGCACTACGAGAGAGAGCAGGTAGGGAAATGTGCACTTTAGGGAGCCCCTTTCACCTTCAGGGAACGGGGTTGAGTTCTGCATTATACACAAAGTCACGGTATTGAAAAAAAGCAACCGTTATGAATGTCTTTAAATAGGTGACTTTGGATGAAATGAATTCCAAGTTCTATCTTTTTAATTGGCAAATAACACCCCCCCACACAAATGAGAAGTGACAAGTTATCGCTAGGAAAAATATTGCTATTGTAATACTTACATCTATGCCTTCGTTTCCTCCTATTCTTGATCCATATTCATTTCGCACTTCCCTAAAACCACCTTGATCACGGATTAACTCCAATACCATTTCCTTGGCTTGCTGTTGGGATATTAAACACTAGTTTAGGTTTAGAGCAGAATTATAATTGACTTTAAAATAACCACGAGAAAGTGACAGACAACGCTTTTCTCCTCCGAGACGTTCTTTAAAATGGACCATAACAGTTAATACTCTTGTTGAAATGGCTGGAACCTGCACATCAATTATATCATAAGAGAACACCAAAGCCCTTCAAGGCCTCCATCCCGCCCCCAGCCTCCAAAACTACTAAACCACCAATTTAAAAAGCATTAAAACAACAAAACACGCTCCACAACTCTCTGAAGTACAGCAAACTTTACCTGAACTTTATAAGGGTCTCCTGTAATCCGAAGAGGCTTGTCTGCACCAGTGTTCTGTGGTCCATCCTGAATCATGACCATCTTGACTCCGGCTCGTTCCTGTTTGAAAAATGTAATCATATACACCACAAACCGTACTCTGACACGGAAATACAGATGGCCTATGAAAATGGGCTTGTACCTGAAGTTGTTTAATAGTCTCGCCACCCTTTCCAATAACTAATCCAGCCTTACTAGCAGGAATCATGATTTCTTGGACTGAATTTCCCGGTCCATCTCCATGATGAAAACCAGGCGCAGGTCTTCCTTTTTCAACAATCTGGTCGAGTAACCGTTTTGCCGATCTATTAAAAGTAAAACATGAGTTGGCCCTCACGAAACAAAAACAACACAAAGAACTCAAAATACCCCCCTCCCCCGCTCGCCCCTCATAAAATGCTATTTCTGTTCTTGTCTTCAAGACACAAGCTTCTTTATTCCCTACTtagggtagagctaggattagaaaccagatttcTTAGCTCTCGATTCACTACTTTAATAAACCTGAATAACATATATAGTTTGTACAGCAGCCTGGTAGAATTAAAATTGTAGGCGACTAGGCCCTAAAATTCAAACTGATATGCACTTTCATATAAATACACTGATTTGGGCTTTCTACTTACTGTACAGATTCAGGTGTTCCAGTTAACATGCAAGATCTTTCAGGTAGTCCTCCACTATCTAAAACACAAAAAGTGCAGGTGGAAGTTAGGACAAGAAAAATGGCACAGGACAATTGTTATGCCAATTTACTACAATTTCCAAGATGAAATGCTTTGTGCTAACTAGTAACATTAGAAAACAGTTTAAGCAGAGTGATTTTAGGAAATGAGAACCCTCCCACAATTCAGGAGAGTGGAGGTATAAACGTAGGAGTGATGTATGCCTGTGTCCTGGACCCCTCAGCTGGGTCAGAAAGGTGAACAAAGCCCCTTGAAACCAACACCTCCTTCCCCAGCACATCTGACTGAACTTGCTCTAAGAGCGCACTTTTATTCCAGCCCCTATACAGCTTAGAAAACTATCTTTACCGAGAAAAGGCTGCAAGTGCTAGCCTTCAACAGCTACACTGTTTGGGTAGGAAATAGAATCCTAAATTATATGACAATGCAGAGAAAATTACATCACAAAAAACCACGACACACTCAAAGTGCACTGTATTTCTGAACTACAAATACAATGACCACAAAGTAAAATATCAGAGAACAATCTGTTACCAGGAGCTATCTGTATTTTGCATCCAGATTCTTGCTGTATACGTGAGATCTGTTCACCTCCTCTGCCAAttactattaaaaagaaaataataattgaaCTAATGGCATGAAAAGGTTGATAAATGCATTAAAGTATATTTCCTATATTACTTACTAAATCCCACCATTCCATCTGGAACTTTATACTCTTCTGTCATTACTGATCTAAAAAGGAGTGAAATACAACAAATGAGCCAATATTTCCCTAAATGGAAACtttaatacaattttttttaaagaaaggtaaAATAAAGCTTAGTCAAACCCTTCCGTACTTCTACAGGAGGGAGCCTTAATATCGGTGCCATGTTTTACTGATTCCATACACTGTGACAAAATTAAGATTCTAGAACTTTATTTCAGCTCACAGAAAAATCTTGTAAGGCACAAACAAATGTGAATCCTAATAAGGTTAATGGGCTTTATCTTTCCAATTTTATAAAACTCACACTATGCCCAATTTCTCTGCTGCCCACTTAACCTAAGAAAACACAGGAAACACACTTCATATTCACACCTGCTAAATGATCACATAAAGTTACAAAATTTGCTAAAGTTTGCCTCAGTTTTTCAGCAAACGAGATCTCCAAACTAGCtatgaaaaggaaaatgaaacaacATTCAACCAAACTTTAGTCCCTCGTATCTATACACATTTCTACTGATGACagacaaaatttaaaaaaaaaaaacacaatgtaACTCTACCTTTGTTGCTGGTGCATTGGTGGTGGTAGCTGTGATCCAAAGGCTACAAAGAACCAAGGAATATTTTAAAAATTGAGTTCACTATTtaaggtttttattttttgtgtctgcagggttgagaggcagtgtggcttaatggatagagtgcgggtttgggagtcataaggtcatggttctaatcccggctccgccacatgtcggctgtgtgaccttgggcaagtcacttcacttctctgggcctcagttccctcatctgtaaaatggggattaagagtgtgagctctaatgtgggacagggactgtgtccgacctaattaagctgtatcaaccccagtgcttaggacagtgcttggcacagagtaagtgcttaacaagtaccattattattataattattattacactctcttACTCTATTCCTAAAATGAACTAAGATTTATAATAATCAATAGGTGAATGAAACTACAATGTAATTAAGGACAGGTGTTGGGTGTCTGAAAGGAGCAGCCAGGAGTCATGGCTGGAATGgtgtggggaggaagaaaaattCAAGATTAATCATCTTCAGTTCTCTTCCCTGGGATTCTCTCAATATTGGTGGTTTTAGAGACTTAAAAGCAGTGAAATTTGGCATGTATACAATGGTAGAAATTTTTCAAGGTGTGCACAAAAATCAATGTAGAAGCAATAGCTGTTTCCATCAGATAATTCATTTGGCTAAAATAGCCAGTCCACATATTGCTTTTCACAAAAATAGGGATGTTTTAAGGCTCCCAATTAATTAAAatgactaaataccactgatgcaaaAATCAAGGTTTCAAGAGAAAAATTTGCAAAAAAAATTCATATTCTATCATGTGAAGAAAGCAATTGAACTCCTCACTTGGGCatagggaagaaaagagggggaaCCTAACATTGATTATAGCAATCTAAATAATACCCACCAAGTGTCAGTGCCAGATTCTTGATGTGACTATTAGCACCTGGTTAATTAAGATTGCCAAATTAATAAAGTATACTTACAGTCATTCTGAGGTGCAACTTTCTTAGCATCTGGTTGATCTGCAAAATTAAGAGCTGTTTAATT is a genomic window of Tachyglossus aculeatus isolate mTacAcu1 chromosome 4, mTacAcu1.pri, whole genome shotgun sequence containing:
- the FUBP1 gene encoding far upstream element-binding protein 1 isoform X6, which gives rise to MADYSTVPPPSSGPAGGGGGGGGGGGGGGVNDAFKDALQRARQIAAKIGGDAGTSLNSNDYGYGGQKRPLEDGDQPDAKKVAPQNDSFGSQLPPPMHQQQRSVMTEEYKVPDGMVGFIIGRGGEQISRIQQESGCKIQIAPDSGGLPERSCMLTGTPESVQSAKRLLDQIVEKGRPAPGFHHGDGPGNSVQEIMIPASKAGLVIGKGGETIKQLQERAGVKMVMIQDGPQNTGADKPLRITGDPYKVQQAKEMVLELIRDQGGFREVRNEYGSRIGGNEGIDVPIPRFAVGIVIGRNGEMIKKIQNDAGVRIQFKPDDGTTPDRIAQITGPPDRCQHAAEIITDLLRSVQAGNPGGPGPGGRGRGRGQGNWNMGPPGGLQEFNFIVPTGKTGLIIGKGGETIKSISQQSGARIELQRNPPPNADPNMKLFTIRGTPQQIDYARQLIEEKIGGPVNPLGPPVPHGPHGVPGPHGPPGPPGPGNPMGPYNPAPYNPGPPGPAPHGPPAPYAPQGWGNAYPHWQQQNPPDPAKPGTDPNSAAWAAYYAHYYQQQAQPPPAAPTGAPNTAQTNGQGDQQNPAPTGQVDYTKAWEEYYKKMGQQGQTQDYSKAWEEYYKKQGQAVPAPAGAPPGGQPDYSAAWAEYYRQQAAYYAQTSPQGMPQHPPAPQCLPRSSTLGSAAKSNSAEDAASTKS
- the FUBP1 gene encoding far upstream element-binding protein 1 isoform X1; this translates as MADYSTVPPPSSGPAGGGGGGGGGGGGGGVNDAFKDALQRARQIAAKIGGDAGTSLNSNDYGYGGQKRPLEDGDGSWTSPSSTTHWEGMPSPFKDQPDAKKVAPQNDSFGSQLPPPMHQQQRSVMTEEYKVPDGMVGFIIGRGGEQISRIQQESGCKIQIAPDSGGLPERSCMLTGTPESVQSAKRLLDQIVEKGRPAPGFHHGDGPGNSVQEIMIPASKAGLVIGKGGETIKQLQERAGVKMVMIQDGPQNTGADKPLRITGDPYKVQQAKEMVLELIRDQGGFREVRNEYGSRIGGNEGIDVPIPRFAVGIVIGRNGEMIKKIQNDAGVRIQFKPDDGTTPDRIAQITGPPDRCQHAAEIITDLLRSVQAGNPGGPGPGGRGRGRGQGNWNMGPPGGLQEFNFIVPTGKTGLIIGKGGETIKSISQQSGARIELQRNPPPNADPNMKLFTIRGTPQQIDYARQLIEEKIGVSIQKGPVNPLGPPVPHGPHGVPGPHGPPGPPGPGNPMGPYNPAPYNPGPPGPAPHGPPAPYAPQGWGNAYPHWQQQNPPDPAKPGTDPNSAAWAAYYAHYYQQQAQPPPAAPTGAPNTAQTNGQGDQQNPAPTGQVDYTKAWEEYYKKMGQQGQTQDYSKAWEEYYKKQGQAVPAPAGAPPGGQPDYSAAWAEYYRQQAAYYAQTSPQGMPQHPPAPQGQ
- the FUBP1 gene encoding far upstream element-binding protein 1 isoform X3; this encodes MADYSTVPPPSSGPAGGGGGGGGGGGGGGVNDAFKDALQRARQIAAKIGGDAGTSLNSNDYGYGGQKRPLEDGDQPDAKKVAPQNDSFGSQLPPPMHQQQRSVMTEEYKVPDGMVGFIIGRGGEQISRIQQESGCKIQIAPDSGGLPERSCMLTGTPESVQSAKRLLDQIVEKGRPAPGFHHGDGPGNSVQEIMIPASKAGLVIGKGGETIKQLQERAGVKMVMIQDGPQNTGADKPLRITGDPYKVQQAKEMVLELIRDQGGFREVRNEYGSRIGGNEGIDVPIPRFAVGIVIGRNGEMIKKIQNDAGVRIQFKPDDGTTPDRIAQITGPPDRCQHAAEIITDLLRSVQAGNPGGPGPGGRGRGRGQGNWNMGPPGGLQEFNFIVPTGKTGLIIGKGGETIKSISQQSGARIELQRNPPPNADPNMKLFTIRGTPQQIDYARQLIEEKIGVSIQKGPVNPLGPPVPHGPHGVPGPHGPPGPPGPGNPMGPYNPAPYNPGPPGPAPHGPPAPYAPQGWGNAYPHWQQQNPPDPAKPGTDPNSAAWAAYYAHYYQQQAQPPPAAPTGAPNTAQTNGQGDQQNPAPTGQVDYTKAWEEYYKKMGQQGQTQDYSKAWEEYYKKQGQAVPAPAGAPPGGQPDYSAAWAEYYRQQAAYYAQTSPQGMPQHPPAPQGQ